The nucleotide window TGCTTCTGGCGTTGCTGGGCATAATTCTGGCCCTGGGGCGTTCCAGCCGGGCCAAGGCATAGCATGAAACACAGCAAGATATATCTCATCCTTGTTCTGCTCGCGCTGCTGGTTGTCGCGGCCTACTTTCTGCAAACTCAGAAGCGTCGGGAGGTCCTCAAACCGATATTCGCGGTTGATTCCACCGCCGTGGCCCGCATCGAGATCCAAGACCCGCAAGGCAGCCTGACCCTGTCCCGGACCGATGTAAACTGGCAAATAAGCTCGCCCTTCGTCTGGAATGTGGAACCCGAAAGCCTGCGCCGCTTCTTTGCGGACGTGATCACTGAATCTTATGCCACGACCCCCATTGCTTCAGGCCAGAAAGCCATCGAGCAATACGGTTTGCAGGAAAACAGCGCCCTGCAGGTCAGGGTCTTTGACGAAAGCGGCAGCCTGCGGGGTGAAGCCTGGTTTTCCAATCCCGGCAATCCCTTCGATTATTTCCGCTTTGCCAAGGGCAGCCAGGTTTTCCAGATCAGGAAGAAGGTGGCCTTCGTCTATGCCCCCAAATTTGAATACTGGCGCTCGCCTCATGTTCTCACCCTCATGGGAGACCAGATGCTCTCCATCCGGGTGCAGCATCCGGCCAACAGTTATGAACTTACCCGCATTGGAAGCATCTGGCGCTACACCGATGCCAAAGAGGATTTTGACATTCCGGCCGGAAACACCACTATGGGCAAGATCCTCAATATCCTTTCCCGGCTCGGCTCCTACAACGTTCTGGATGAGGAAGGCAAACCATCCCCGGAGGAATTGGGAACCCCGGCCTGCGAAGTGGCTGTCGGGCAAACCAACGGACAGACGGTCAAGATCAGCTTTTTCAACTGGGACGGCAACTACTTGATGCATGTGGACAGCTATCCGGACATGTATTTCGTGGTGCTGTTCGACACCGTTTTCCGCTTCACCCGCCACGCGGCCTTGTTCCGCGCCCGTGAGGGCTATCCGCCTCGATGAGCCTGGACATCCGGCGCAGCCAACAGCTTGACCGCCAGCTTTTTGCGGACATCACGGCGATCTGGCTGGAAACAGGGATCAGCAATCCCGCCCGGGCTGATGACTTTGATTCGGTCCAATACAATCTGGACAACGGCGGGATCATGCTGCTGGCCAGCCTGGATGGCGTCCTGGCAGGAACGGCCTGGCTCAGCCACGATTTTCGCCGGATCTACATTCATCACATGGCCGTAGCCAGGGCGCAGCAAAACAAGGGCATTGGCCGCAGGCTGCTGATGGAAGCGCTGGAGATCGCGCGGGAACAGGGCTGGCAGGCCAAGCTGGAGGTCCATGCCGACAACGCCGCGGCCAGGCATCTCTACGCGTCCTGCGGTTTCACGGACCTCGAGGGCTACATCACAATGATCCTGCGGGGCTGAAACCCGCTTCCAGTCATTCCGTCCCATCTATTTCAAACCGATTTAAGCAGACGCAAAAAGCGCCGGAACTTTCGTTCCGGCGCTCATCTATCTTACTGAGGAGGGGGGATGGTTATTTCTTTGCTTTGGGGGCCTTGCTTTCAGGCATGTTCTTGCTTTTGTGGTTATCGCAATCTTCACAATCCTGCATTCTGCTGCGCATCTGCTTCATGTGGCGGTAGACCTGCATGGGGTTCTTTTCCCCATCCTGCATTCTGCCCATCATGCCGGGATGCCTGTCGCCGTGCAGGCCGTAATAGCCCATGCGGCCTTCGAAGCCCATCATCCTGCCAAAGTCTTCAGTGAACACCTTTTTCTGCTCGGCGGTGAGTTCTTTCATTACGTTCTCTTTGTGGCTGATCTGGGCGTTGGACCTGTTCAACCTTTTTTCATGCATCTGCTGGTTCAGCTTCTTGGCTGTGGCGAAATCTTCGTTTTTGATGGCTTTGTCGATGTCCAGCTGCAGGTTCTTGATCTCCGCGTCGATGGAATTCATGTTCTTCTGATGGGAAAGGCGCAGCTCATCCAGTTGCTTCTGCTGGGCTTCAGTGAGGTTCATTGCCTTGTGCCTGTCCACTCCGGTCCCGTCGTCAACGAGGCGGGGTTTGAGTTTTGGATTGGTGGCGGGGGGTTCTTCAGTTTTGGCCTGGGCAAAGAGCATGCCCGCGAGCAATAAGGTGGCTAGGGTGATAACTATGATTTTTTTCATCTTTAATTTCTCCTGTCTTGGATTCTTTTGTTTATTCTTTCGATTCTTTCCAGGCGCTCGGTGAAGTGTGCTTTCGCTTCCTCGGCGCTTATGGTTTTCCTCAATTCAAGTAGTCGCATGCCCAGAGCCTGTTCCATGTCGCTTTGGGCGCTTACGGACCTTTCTATGATGGCATGGATCCTGGCCTCATCGACCGGATCCTTGGCCAATTCCTGCATCAGTTCTTTCTTGGTGGAGTTGAATGCATCCCGCAGGGCTTTGATTTCCGGGTCCTCGTAAACCCTGGAATAATCGCGGTCCCGTTCGCGGGGATAATTGCTTTCCGGACGGTTCCAGGAATGGTGGATGAGATGGTTTTGGCGAAAGATGCCCATCACCAGCAGTCCGCCGATTATTCCGGCATTCAGGGCCAAAGATACCAACAGCAGGATCGTCATCAGGCGCTTACTCATTGGAACCTCCGCTGATGTAGGAATAGTCGAGGATCGAGCTTTCTCCGAATCTCGCCAGCTGCTGATTGTCTTCCAGTTCGGTGGCTGCGGCTTGGGTGGAATCCGGAAGCGGGTTCACCTTGCCGTAGGAAAATTTCCCGATCAGGGCACCAAAGGTGAGGCTCATTACGATGGCCAGCAGAGCGGGAACGGTTTGCAGTTTGAGCCGGTATTTGTAGCTGAGGCGCCGTTTGTCATGCCGGGCCGCCTGATCCATGATCTGGTGGTGCAGCCAGGCGGGAAACTCAGGCTGGGCTTTGGGATCCAGCATCTGCTGGAGTTTTAGCTCCCGCGCCTGGAACTCGCGGCAGGATGGGCAATGCTCAAGATGCAGCTCCAGAGCTCGGACAGAGCTCTGCATCAGCTCGCCGTCGAGCTTGAGCTCAATGTCGTGTCTTGCTTTGCTGCATCTCATGTTCTTTTCCTCTTGGTGGTAGCGCCGTAGCGGTTCCAAATTTTAGTTTCATAGTCTATACTCCTGTCCCCGCGTTTACCTTCATCAATTTTTTCCGCAGTTGCTTCTTGGCTCGCACCAACAGGGATTCCACCGCTTTTACGCTGATCCCCAGGTGCTCCGCAATGTCCTTGTAGCAAAGCTTTTCAAAGTATTGGAGCTGGATCACGCTGGCCAGGCGGGGCGGCAGTTCG belongs to Candidatus Syntrophosphaera sp. and includes:
- a CDS encoding DUF4340 domain-containing protein yields the protein MKHSKIYLILVLLALLVVAAYFLQTQKRREVLKPIFAVDSTAVARIEIQDPQGSLTLSRTDVNWQISSPFVWNVEPESLRRFFADVITESYATTPIASGQKAIEQYGLQENSALQVRVFDESGSLRGEAWFSNPGNPFDYFRFAKGSQVFQIRKKVAFVYAPKFEYWRSPHVLTLMGDQMLSIRVQHPANSYELTRIGSIWRYTDAKEDFDIPAGNTTMGKILNILSRLGSYNVLDEEGKPSPEELGTPACEVAVGQTNGQTVKISFFNWDGNYLMHVDSYPDMYFVVLFDTVFRFTRHAALFRAREGYPPR
- a CDS encoding GNAT family N-acetyltransferase translates to MSLDIRRSQQLDRQLFADITAIWLETGISNPARADDFDSVQYNLDNGGIMLLASLDGVLAGTAWLSHDFRRIYIHHMAVARAQQNKGIGRRLLMEALEIAREQGWQAKLEVHADNAAARHLYASCGFTDLEGYITMILRG
- a CDS encoding Spy/CpxP family protein refolding chaperone, coding for MKKIIVITLATLLLAGMLFAQAKTEEPPATNPKLKPRLVDDGTGVDRHKAMNLTEAQQKQLDELRLSHQKNMNSIDAEIKNLQLDIDKAIKNEDFATAKKLNQQMHEKRLNRSNAQISHKENVMKELTAEQKKVFTEDFGRMMGFEGRMGYYGLHGDRHPGMMGRMQDGEKNPMQVYRHMKQMRSRMQDCEDCDNHKSKNMPESKAPKAKK
- a CDS encoding periplasmic heavy metal sensor, with amino-acid sequence MSKRLMTILLLVSLALNAGIIGGLLVMGIFRQNHLIHHSWNRPESNYPRERDRDYSRVYEDPEIKALRDAFNSTKKELMQELAKDPVDEARIHAIIERSVSAQSDMEQALGMRLLELRKTISAEEAKAHFTERLERIERINKRIQDRRN
- a CDS encoding zf-HC2 domain-containing protein, producing MRCSKARHDIELKLDGELMQSSVRALELHLEHCPSCREFQARELKLQQMLDPKAQPEFPAWLHHQIMDQAARHDKRRLSYKYRLKLQTVPALLAIVMSLTFGALIGKFSYGKVNPLPDSTQAAATELEDNQQLARFGESSILDYSYISGGSNE